A genomic segment from Nocardiopsis sp. Huas11 encodes:
- a CDS encoding LacI family DNA-binding transcriptional regulator, producing the protein MPEVTLRDVARESGYSIATVSRVLAGTRTVGAQADRKVRAAAERLGYRPNQVARALRSRSTGTIGLVLPQITNPFFPTLVRGVEHALHSRGRALLIADCDDDPDLEAARISALLDRQVDALLVIPVHETHSRVAVAAGAARTPLVQLDRRCGTDVADSVAVDNAAGMALVLEHLARTGRRRVCFLGSAGTDSAAVERRTAYQNGVGALDPEGAARLELGDFSVEWGRAAAERVWPSRPDAVVCANDLIAVGAIQQLRRMGADIPGEVAVTGFDDVAIASLAEPALTTVRQPVAGLAAEAVRLLDQRLAEHTDRPHHAIRLAPELIERASSAPGPAMA; encoded by the coding sequence ATGCCAGAGGTGACGCTGCGCGACGTGGCACGGGAGTCGGGCTACTCGATCGCCACCGTCTCCCGTGTCCTGGCCGGCACCCGCACCGTGGGAGCCCAGGCCGACCGCAAGGTCCGGGCGGCGGCCGAACGCCTGGGCTACCGCCCCAACCAGGTGGCCCGCGCCCTGCGCAGCCGTTCGACCGGCACCATCGGCCTGGTCCTGCCCCAGATCACCAACCCGTTCTTCCCCACGCTCGTGCGCGGCGTGGAGCACGCACTCCACAGCCGCGGGCGCGCCCTGCTGATCGCCGACTGCGACGACGACCCGGACCTGGAGGCGGCGCGCATCAGCGCGCTCCTGGACCGCCAGGTCGACGCGCTGCTGGTGATCCCCGTGCACGAGACCCACAGCAGGGTGGCGGTGGCCGCCGGAGCCGCGCGCACACCCCTGGTGCAGCTCGACCGCCGCTGCGGCACCGACGTCGCCGACTCCGTGGCCGTCGACAACGCCGCGGGCATGGCCCTGGTCCTGGAGCACCTGGCGCGCACCGGCCGCCGGCGCGTGTGCTTCCTGGGCTCGGCCGGCACCGACTCCGCGGCGGTGGAACGGCGCACCGCCTACCAGAACGGGGTCGGCGCCCTGGATCCGGAGGGCGCCGCCCGGCTCGAACTGGGCGACTTCTCCGTGGAGTGGGGACGCGCCGCCGCCGAACGCGTGTGGCCCTCCCGGCCCGACGCCGTGGTCTGCGCCAACGACCTGATCGCGGTCGGCGCGATCCAGCAGCTGCGCCGGATGGGGGCGGACATCCCCGGCGAGGTCGCCGTCACCGGCTTCGACGACGTCGCCATCGCCTCCCTGGCCGAGCCCGCCCTGACCACCGTCCGCCAGCCCGTCGCCGGGCTCGCCGCGGAGGCGGTGCGGCTGCTCGACCAGCGCCTGGCCGAGCACACCGACCGCCCCCACCACGCGATCCGCCTGGCCCCCGAACTCATCGAACGCGCCTCCAGCGCGCCGGGGCCCGCGATGGCGTAG